One genomic region from archaeon BMS3Bbin15 encodes:
- the fucA gene encoding L-fuculose phosphate aldolase, whose protein sequence is MQNPELRKEIIKTARKLSVLGLTTSTWGNVSGRIDEDKFFITPSGIDYDTLQPEDIVEVNSDLSFEGRRKPSTELKLHAEIYRNKKEVKAVVHTHSTFACAFAIAGKSLPPVLEELAQVVGGSVDCTAYTKAGTWELAEKAVKTLGNKKAVFLANHGTVCVGRSLKEAFKVCVVVERAAEATIFGSILGKINVISEDDVAELRKFYTEEYEGGKP, encoded by the coding sequence ATGCAGAATCCAGAACTCAGAAAGGAAATAATTAAGACAGCCAGAAAACTTTCAGTTCTGGGTTTGACTACTTCTACCTGGGGAAATGTCAGTGGAAGAATTGATGAAGATAAGTTTTTTATAACTCCCAGCGGGATTGACTATGATACCCTTCAGCCTGAGGATATAGTTGAAGTAAATTCAGACCTCAGCTTTGAAGGCAGAAGAAAGCCATCCACCGAGCTAAAACTTCACGCTGAAATCTACAGAAATAAAAAAGAGGTCAAAGCTGTAGTGCATACTCATTCAACCTTTGCCTGTGCCTTTGCCATAGCCGGTAAATCTTTACCTCCTGTCCTTGAAGAGCTCGCACAGGTGGTGGGCGGAAGTGTTGACTGCACAGCCTATACAAAGGCCGGTACATGGGAACTTGCAGAAAAAGCTGTCAAAACTCTTGGAAATAAAAAAGCTGTTTTCCTTGCCAATCATGGTACTGTATGTGTAGGCAGAAGTCTGAAAGAAGCCTTCAAAGTGTGTGTTGTGGTTGAAAGAGCAGCCGAAGCAACTATTTTTGGCAGTATTCTCGGGAAAATCAATGTTATTAGCGAAGATGATGTGGCAGAACTGAGAAAATTCTATACTGAAGAATACGAAGGGGGAAAACCATGA
- a CDS encoding ribonuclease: MVMRDILEEIRHAVREHIPEAALVTRVDFEGSEVVLYSKNPSALTVNSDAVKELARVIRKRVIVRPDPSALLQGEDAKKRILEIVPSDAGIVDIKFDIVFGEVIIEAEKPGLVIGKSGSTLNQIRAAIGWVPKVIRAPPIPSKIIKSVRQQLLASSEKRKEILVKIGRKLHRSTRDRETSWIRVSAMGGFREVGRTSMLIQTPESRVLVDCGVNVAAGDSENAYPYLNIPEFNIEQLDAVVITHAHLDHCGFVPYLYYMGYEGPIYCTPPTRDLMFLLHWDFLDVVEREGRELPYPRKYVKEILKYAIPVEYGEVTDIAPDIRLTLHNAGHILGSSIAHFHIGEGLYNLAYTGDIKFERSRLLQPANVRFPRLETLIMESTYGGRRDVQPSRKKAEEFMVKVIKETIQRGGKALIPVFSVGRAQELMLVLEDYANEGILEDIPVYLDGMIWEATSIHTTYPEYLNIGLRNEIFHKGHNPFISEIFNRVTGTANRKEIIEGDPSIILATSGMLAGGPSVEYLRKLGDDSKNSIIFVGYQAEGSLGRRIQKGWKEVPMKENGKTRVVKVNMQVHTVEGFSGHSDRNQLLNYIKRLNPKPERIVTCHGEESKCIELASALHKISRSETRAAMNLEAFRVK, encoded by the coding sequence ATGGTCATGAGAGATATTCTAGAGGAAATAAGGCATGCAGTTCGTGAGCACATACCCGAAGCTGCACTTGTCACCCGGGTTGACTTTGAGGGCAGTGAGGTTGTGCTGTATTCGAAAAATCCCAGCGCCCTTACAGTAAATAGCGATGCAGTAAAGGAGCTGGCGAGGGTAATAAGAAAACGTGTTATTGTCAGACCTGACCCGAGTGCTCTACTTCAGGGAGAGGATGCAAAAAAAAGAATCCTTGAAATAGTTCCGTCAGATGCAGGAATAGTTGATATTAAATTTGACATTGTTTTTGGCGAGGTTATTATTGAAGCAGAGAAGCCAGGTCTTGTAATAGGTAAGTCTGGCTCGACTCTGAATCAGATAAGAGCAGCTATTGGCTGGGTACCAAAGGTAATAAGAGCTCCACCTATACCCTCAAAGATAATAAAAAGTGTTAGACAGCAGCTTCTTGCAAGCAGTGAAAAGAGAAAGGAAATCCTAGTAAAAATAGGCAGGAAGCTTCACAGAAGTACAAGGGACAGAGAGACAAGCTGGATAAGAGTATCAGCTATGGGGGGATTCAGAGAGGTGGGAAGGACAAGTATGTTAATTCAAACTCCTGAGAGCAGAGTGCTTGTTGACTGCGGTGTTAATGTTGCTGCAGGGGACAGCGAGAATGCTTATCCTTATCTTAATATACCTGAATTCAATATAGAGCAGCTTGATGCTGTTGTAATAACTCATGCTCACCTGGATCACTGCGGTTTTGTGCCTTATCTCTACTATATGGGCTATGAAGGACCGATTTACTGTACACCTCCAACGAGAGACCTTATGTTTCTTCTGCACTGGGATTTTCTTGATGTTGTTGAGAGGGAGGGTAGAGAGCTGCCTTATCCGAGGAAATATGTAAAGGAAATTCTCAAATATGCCATTCCTGTTGAATATGGTGAGGTTACAGATATAGCCCCTGACATAAGGCTTACGTTGCACAACGCAGGGCATATTCTAGGTTCTTCTATTGCTCACTTCCATATAGGTGAGGGACTTTACAACCTCGCGTATACAGGAGATATAAAATTTGAGCGTTCAAGGCTTCTTCAGCCTGCAAATGTTAGATTTCCAAGGCTTGAAACTCTAATTATGGAGAGTACCTATGGAGGAAGAAGAGATGTTCAACCTTCAAGAAAGAAAGCAGAAGAATTTATGGTAAAGGTTATAAAGGAGACCATACAGAGGGGCGGCAAGGCTCTCATACCTGTTTTCAGTGTGGGCAGAGCGCAGGAACTGATGCTTGTTCTTGAGGATTATGCCAACGAGGGAATTCTTGAGGATATTCCTGTTTACCTTGACGGGATGATATGGGAAGCAACAAGTATTCATACCACATATCCCGAATATCTGAATATCGGGCTGAGGAATGAGATATTTCATAAAGGGCATAATCCCTTCATAAGTGAAATCTTTAATAGAGTTACCGGTACTGCAAATCGTAAGGAGATTATTGAAGGTGACCCGAGTATTATTCTCGCAACTTCAGGCATGCTGGCAGGTGGGCCTAGTGTTGAGTACCTCAGGAAGCTGGGTGACGACAGTAAAAACTCAATAATCTTTGTGGGATATCAGGCTGAAGGCAGCCTTGGCAGGAGGATTCAGAAGGGCTGGAAGGAAGTGCCTATGAAAGAAAACGGCAAGACAAGGGTTGTGAAGGTGAATATGCAGGTGCACACTGTCGAGGGCTTTTCAGGGCACAGTGATAGAAATCAGCTTCTCAATTATATC
- the ppcA gene encoding phosphoenolpyruvate carboxylase, translating into MRKIPAAMATQHPDSAVKYVPVQEEPEEARECFTDYGFDEYMVDYEGKLTPYHQTAQVVGEVIDAGLEPGKDVFITPRMPSASMENVFRQLMALMSIMEAQYKGSESYDHLSVVEVIHPMSSEADELVGARKRMLDVAGLAERELGIEIPPEEFELIPLIEEIPELLTVGNLLKDYSEKVKEIVPLPEVFRLLIGRSDPALSYGHIAASLACKVAISEAYRAGEDIGFEISPILGAGTLPFRGHASPENLDNLIKEYSGIRTLTVQSALRYDHGIEATKGVVKKLKTSLPKAKPLRYSEGDRKEITTIIATFVKEYLLSFYYIDYSGLLRVSDLMPDRRDRLARKGALGYAREVPMPSKIASLIEDRELALELQRLQIDKLPELPRAIKFTGALYTIGLPPEFIGTGRGLKALDRKGKLDIFFDFYPSIKEDMEFAAGFLNLGVIESFLPEYAMKLVRRDVEYIYEYLDIEPRQKDKEALEMMVRLKPYLKYMLLDTEKLLDVEKELAHEMIMRIAKARKALG; encoded by the coding sequence ATGAGAAAGATTCCGGCAGCTATGGCTACCCAGCACCCTGACTCAGCGGTTAAATATGTGCCTGTTCAGGAAGAGCCAGAAGAAGCTCGTGAATGCTTCACAGATTATGGGTTTGATGAATATATGGTGGACTATGAAGGTAAGCTCACACCCTATCACCAGACTGCCCAGGTAGTGGGCGAAGTTATAGATGCCGGTCTTGAGCCTGGCAAAGATGTTTTTATCACTCCAAGGATGCCCTCTGCTTCAATGGAGAATGTTTTCAGACAGCTTATGGCTCTTATGAGTATTATGGAAGCCCAGTATAAGGGTAGTGAAAGCTATGACCACCTGAGTGTGGTTGAAGTTATACATCCCATGTCTTCTGAGGCTGATGAGCTTGTCGGAGCAAGAAAGAGAATGCTTGACGTGGCAGGTCTGGCTGAAAGAGAACTTGGCATTGAAATACCCCCTGAAGAGTTCGAACTTATTCCCCTCATAGAAGAAATTCCGGAGCTATTAACAGTTGGAAATTTGCTGAAAGATTATTCCGAAAAGGTTAAGGAGATAGTGCCACTACCCGAGGTATTCAGACTTTTAATAGGAAGAAGTGACCCTGCTCTCTCCTATGGGCATATTGCAGCTTCTCTTGCATGTAAAGTTGCCATATCTGAGGCATATAGAGCTGGAGAAGATATAGGCTTTGAAATAAGTCCGATACTGGGTGCCGGCACATTACCCTTCAGAGGGCATGCCTCTCCAGAAAATCTTGATAACCTGATAAAAGAGTACTCAGGAATAAGAACACTGACAGTACAGTCAGCCCTACGCTACGACCATGGCATAGAAGCAACAAAAGGTGTTGTAAAGAAACTTAAAACTTCCCTTCCAAAAGCAAAACCTCTGAGATATTCAGAGGGAGATAGAAAAGAAATTACCACTATTATAGCTACTTTTGTAAAAGAATATCTTCTCAGCTTCTACTATATTGACTATTCAGGACTGCTAAGAGTTTCCGACCTAATGCCAGACAGGAGAGACAGACTTGCCAGAAAGGGGGCACTCGGCTATGCCAGAGAAGTTCCAATGCCATCAAAAATTGCCTCTCTTATTGAAGACAGAGAGCTTGCCCTCGAACTTCAGAGGCTTCAGATTGATAAGCTTCCAGAACTTCCGAGAGCAATCAAATTCACAGGTGCTCTATATACAATCGGGCTTCCTCCAGAGTTTATAGGCACAGGAAGAGGTTTGAAAGCCCTTGACAGGAAAGGAAAACTTGATATTTTCTTTGATTTTTATCCAAGCATAAAAGAGGACATGGAATTTGCAGCAGGTTTTCTCAACCTCGGGGTGATAGAAAGTTTTCTGCCAGAATATGCCATGAAGCTTGTGCGCAGGGATGTCGAGTATATTTATGAGTATCTTGATATAGAACCACGGCAGAAAGATAAAGAGGCTCTGGAAATGATGGTAAGACTCAAGCCCTACCTGAAATATATGCTCCTCGATACTGAAAAACTTCTTGATGTTGAGAAAGAGCTTGCCCATGAAATGATTATGAGGATAGCAAAGGCGAGAAAAGCTCTTGGTTAG
- the prcB gene encoding proteasome subunit beta precursor — protein sequence MEAVEKVKEYLKGTTTIGLAASEGVVLVSDKRATMGTLIAHKVVNKSFIIDKHVAATVAGSVGDAQALIRWMRSEARLYRMRKGEEISIGALSNLMGNVLFSQRYYPYIVQLVIGGVDKTGSKVFSLDPLGSSIEDKVVSTGSGSPYAYGVLEDAYREDMDVEETVRIGVRAMKAALQRDAMTGNGIDVIRITKEGAVKLSKEETDKIIDSL from the coding sequence ATGGAAGCTGTTGAAAAAGTTAAAGAATATCTGAAAGGAACCACAACTATAGGCCTGGCTGCCAGTGAAGGTGTGGTCCTCGTTAGTGATAAGAGAGCAACCATGGGTACGTTAATTGCTCATAAAGTTGTAAACAAAAGTTTTATAATAGATAAACATGTTGCTGCTACTGTAGCCGGGAGTGTTGGAGACGCCCAGGCTTTGATAAGATGGATGCGCTCAGAAGCAAGGCTGTATAGAATGCGGAAGGGTGAAGAAATCAGTATTGGAGCTCTCTCAAATCTTATGGGAAATGTACTTTTCTCCCAGCGTTATTATCCGTATATTGTCCAGCTGGTTATTGGCGGCGTTGATAAGACAGGTTCAAAGGTATTTTCTCTTGACCCTCTGGGTAGCAGTATTGAAGATAAAGTTGTTTCAACAGGTTCAGGCTCGCCTTATGCCTATGGTGTCCTTGAGGATGCCTACAGAGAGGATATGGATGTAGAGGAGACAGTTAGAATAGGGGTAAGAGCAATGAAGGCAGCCCTTCAGAGAGATGCTATGACAGGTAATGGGATTGATGTAATTAGAATAACCAAGGAAGGGGCTGTTAAACTTTCCAAAGAGGAAACTGACAAAATTATAGATTCTCTTTAA
- a CDS encoding cupin domain protein, which yields MKYDFNDERKFEEHPKFKGVRIAKFLTGAESENSISVSILKIAPGNEAPLHVHNKEGDSIYILSGNGTGSFAGEEKEVRAGDYIFVPHGIEHEIKNTSKEPLVLIATHSPPLF from the coding sequence GTGAAGTATGATTTTAATGACGAAAGAAAGTTTGAAGAACATCCAAAATTCAAAGGAGTTAGAATTGCTAAATTTCTTACTGGTGCTGAATCCGAAAATTCAATAAGCGTGTCCATTCTTAAAATAGCTCCAGGGAATGAAGCACCCCTCCATGTGCACAATAAGGAAGGAGATTCCATATATATACTCTCCGGAAATGGTACCGGTAGCTTTGCAGGTGAGGAGAAGGAGGTCAGAGCAGGAGATTATATATTTGTTCCTCATGGCATAGAGCATGAAATTAAAAATACTTCAAAAGAGCCTTTAGTCCTCATTGCCACTCATTCCCCACCCCTGTTTTGA
- the salL gene encoding adenosyl-chloride synthase, whose protein sequence is MKIITLTTDFGTSEYTGAVKGVIQSINPEARIVDITHNIQPYNIMQAAYVLYSTLKYFPKGSIHVAVVDPGVGTERKALILETEDYYLVGPDNGIFSLFEYNHAWEIEFKEASPTFHGRDVFAPAAARLSLDMNPEELGREVKNIEKIDIFRIETEARKIKGEVLHIDVFGNIITNIKKEIFSRLGIKTGDRLRIKTLNKSFEVKFLSAYGYAEKGELILLVGSSGLIELSENLGRASEVLNISPGDILEIEAQ, encoded by the coding sequence ATGAAAATTATAACACTCACAACAGACTTTGGAACATCAGAGTATACTGGAGCAGTTAAGGGTGTGATTCAGTCTATAAACCCGGAAGCAAGAATAGTTGATATCACCCACAATATTCAGCCATACAATATAATGCAGGCTGCCTATGTGCTTTACTCAACACTGAAGTATTTTCCAAAAGGTAGTATTCATGTGGCGGTAGTTGACCCGGGGGTGGGCACAGAGAGGAAAGCCCTTATACTGGAGACTGAAGATTACTACCTTGTCGGTCCTGATAATGGGATTTTTTCTTTATTTGAATATAATCATGCCTGGGAGATTGAATTTAAAGAAGCCTCGCCAACCTTTCACGGCAGGGATGTTTTTGCTCCTGCTGCTGCAAGGCTATCTCTTGATATGAACCCTGAGGAACTGGGTAGAGAGGTGAAAAATATTGAGAAAATTGATATCTTTAGAATAGAAACTGAGGCAAGAAAGATAAAAGGTGAGGTGCTCCACATAGATGTGTTTGGGAATATAATAACAAATATAAAGAAAGAGATTTTCAGCAGGTTAGGAATAAAGACTGGTGATAGGCTCAGGATAAAAACACTGAATAAGAGCTTTGAGGTGAAATTTCTTTCTGCTTACGGTTATGCTGAAAAGGGTGAGCTTATTTTGCTTGTGGGAAGTTCTGGTCTTATTGAGCTTTCCGAGAATCTAGGCAGAGCTTCAGAAGTTTTAAATATTTCACCGGGTGATATTCTCGAAATAGAGGCACAATAA
- a CDS encoding bifunctional NMN adenylyltransferase/Nudix hydrolase, with protein sequence MRGLLIGRFQPFHKGHLYVIGKIAEEVDEIIIGIGSAQKSHCPDNPFTAGERLMMIKKSLIGVNFSKNYYIIPINDVNNNSLWVSHVRSLTPPFSKVYSGNPLVKRLFKEAGKEVATPPLFNRKEFSGTEIRRRILSGESWEELVPEAVVKVIGEVKGRDRIEELAIGDR encoded by the coding sequence ATGAGAGGTTTGCTTATAGGAAGATTCCAGCCATTTCACAAGGGGCATCTCTATGTGATTGGGAAGATAGCAGAGGAAGTGGACGAAATTATAATAGGAATAGGGAGTGCTCAGAAGAGCCACTGCCCTGATAACCCTTTCACTGCAGGGGAAAGGCTGATGATGATAAAAAAAAGCCTTATTGGAGTGAATTTCAGTAAGAACTACTACATAATACCAATAAATGATGTGAATAATAACAGCCTCTGGGTAAGTCATGTAAGAAGCCTGACACCACCCTTCAGTAAAGTTTACTCAGGCAACCCTCTTGTTAAGAGGCTTTTCAAGGAAGCTGGCAAGGAAGTAGCAACACCTCCTCTCTTTAACAGAAAGGAGTTTTCGGGGACTGAAATCAGAAGAAGGATTCTATCGGGAGAGTCATGGGAAGAGCTTGTGCCCGAAGCGGTTGTGAAGGTTATAGGGGAAGTAAAGGGCAGGGATAGAATTGAAGAGCTTGCCATTGGAGATAGGTGA
- a CDS encoding putative methyltransferase codes for MVKQVSKESLDITKEKIAQLKKLFPEVISEGKIDVEKLQRTLADDVDGKDEKYSFNWAGRKDTFKSIQTTAKGTLVPAEKDSVNWDKTENLFIEGDNLEVLKLLQKAYFEKIKLIYIDPPYNTGKDFIYKDNFKQSIKSYFEQTRQSENGIKLTTNPETSGRYHSDWISMMYPRLFIARNLLRNDGVIIVSIDDNEVHNLRLILNEIFGEENFIADVIWNSTKSVTNTAIVSVAHTHNLVYLKNKDYFVVHRTEFRLPESGEGFSNPDHDPRGPWKADPFQVGGWRPNQQYEVKNPKTGKIYKPNPGCSWKNDYKKFQELLKDNRIVFGATGEAGPQRKRFLSEATERGRVVTTIWNDVDTTTNATQYLKKMFGFSAFDNPKPVNLIQRFIQLGTVDEGVIMDFFSGSGTTAEAVLQQNIEDGGTRTFICVQLPEPTNKESEARKEGFEKISDIAKKRIRKVISRINKEKNQKFGFKVFELKSSNYRQWENYDGKDITELSKQMKLFTDPLIKSYKEIDVIYECIIKEGLSLNAKIDKLAIKNNSIYKVSDQDFSFYITLDRDLKMESLNKLYLKKSDVLICLDQALSDSGKTNLAVQCNLKTI; via the coding sequence ATGGTAAAACAAGTATCAAAAGAATCATTAGATATTACAAAAGAGAAGATAGCACAATTAAAAAAATTATTTCCTGAAGTAATCAGTGAAGGAAAAATAGACGTTGAGAAACTACAAAGGACACTAGCAGATGACGTTGATGGAAAAGATGAGAAGTATAGCTTCAATTGGGCAGGAAGAAAAGACACATTCAAAAGTATTCAAACAACAGCTAAAGGGACATTAGTTCCTGCAGAAAAAGACTCTGTTAATTGGGATAAAACTGAAAACCTATTTATTGAAGGAGATAATTTAGAAGTATTAAAATTATTGCAAAAAGCATATTTTGAAAAGATTAAATTAATCTATATTGATCCACCATATAATACAGGAAAAGATTTCATTTACAAAGATAATTTCAAACAAAGTATTAAATCATATTTTGAACAAACTAGACAATCAGAAAATGGCATTAAATTAACTACAAACCCCGAAACTAGTGGCAGATATCATTCTGACTGGATATCTATGATGTACCCTAGATTATTTATTGCTAGAAATTTATTGAGAAACGATGGGGTAATTATTGTATCAATCGATGACAATGAAGTTCATAATTTGAGATTAATATTAAATGAAATATTTGGAGAAGAAAATTTTATTGCAGATGTTATTTGGAATTCTACAAAATCTGTAACTAACACAGCCATAGTGTCTGTTGCCCACACACATAATTTAGTATATTTAAAAAATAAAGACTATTTTGTTGTGCATAGAACTGAATTCAGACTACCTGAATCAGGAGAAGGATTCTCCAATCCAGATCATGACCCTAGAGGTCCTTGGAAAGCTGATCCATTTCAGGTAGGGGGGTGGAGACCTAATCAACAATATGAGGTCAAAAATCCAAAAACAGGAAAAATATACAAACCAAATCCTGGATGTAGTTGGAAAAATGACTACAAAAAATTCCAAGAATTATTAAAAGACAATAGGATAGTGTTTGGCGCTACTGGAGAGGCAGGCCCACAGAGAAAGAGATTTCTTTCTGAAGCTACTGAAAGGGGCAGGGTAGTGACTACCATCTGGAATGATGTTGATACAACTACTAATGCCACCCAATATCTAAAAAAAATGTTTGGATTTAGCGCTTTTGATAACCCAAAACCTGTTAATCTAATTCAAAGATTTATTCAATTAGGTACTGTTGATGAGGGGGTTATTATGGACTTCTTTTCAGGGTCAGGCACAACAGCTGAAGCTGTATTACAGCAAAATATTGAAGATGGAGGTACAAGAACATTTATTTGTGTTCAATTACCTGAACCAACAAATAAAGAATCCGAGGCCAGAAAGGAAGGCTTTGAGAAAATATCGGATATAGCAAAAAAAAGGATTCGTAAAGTGATATCTCGTATAAATAAAGAAAAAAATCAAAAATTTGGTTTTAAAGTATTTGAATTGAAATCATCTAATTATAGACAGTGGGAAAATTATGACGGAAAAGACATAACAGAACTATCTAAACAAATGAAGTTATTTACAGACCCATTAATTAAAAGTTACAAAGAAATTGATGTAATTTATGAGTGTATTATAAAAGAAGGATTGAGTCTAAATGCTAAAATAGACAAATTGGCAATAAAGAACAACTCAATCTATAAAGTAAGCGATCAGGATTTTAGTTTCTATATAACATTAGATAGAGACTTAAAAATGGAAAGTCTAAACAAATTATATCTAAAAAAGAGCGATGTGCTAATTTGTCTTGACCAAGCATTATCAGACAGTGGAAAAACCAATCTAGCTGTTCAGTGTAATTTAAAAACAATATAG